A portion of the Carya illinoinensis cultivar Pawnee chromosome 11, C.illinoinensisPawnee_v1, whole genome shotgun sequence genome contains these proteins:
- the LOC122280389 gene encoding uncharacterized protein LOC122280389: MAPNRWLRPEVYPLFAAVGVAVGICGFSLVRNICINPEVRVKKENRTAGVLDNFAEGEKYSEHFLRKFVRNKTPEIMPSLNSFFTDPSRN, from the exons ATGGCTCCCAACCGATGGCTGAGGCCCGAG GTGTATCCTCTGTTCGCGGCCGTAGGAGTTGCTGTAGGGATCTGCGGGTTTTCGCTCGTCCGCAACATCTGCATCAACCCTGAAGTCag gGTGAAAAAGGAGAACAGGACTGCAGGAGTGCTGGATAACTTTGCCGAGGGGGAGAAGTATTCAGAGCATTTCCTGAGGAAGTTTGTCCGCAACAAGACCCCAGAAATCATGCCATCCCTCAACAGTTTCTTCACAGATCCTAGTCGAAACTAA
- the LOC122281210 gene encoding E2F transcription factor-like E2FE — MALPSSSTLAEPSTRHHAYSRKQKSLGLLCSNFLSLYDRDDVRSIGLDDAASRLGVERRRIYDIVNVLESVGVLARKAKNQYNWKGFAAIPKALAELKEEGLSENINTIDGNDYAKVSDDEDEDDMYSNPSTGSQNDKPNTGSAKSLTKDNRREKSLALLTQNFVKLFVCSNAELISLDDAARLLLGDGHNSSLMRTKVRRLYDIANVLSSMKLIEKTHTSDTRKPAFRWLGCRGKADNVSVPNDSRKRVFGSDVTNISFKRNKVDSLFDGNSKGDPKAQNQIKYGNLGDEVERRNLEHDSRQSSKNYQFGPFGPTSVAKVGVPESNNVKRVYDWENLASTYRPQYQNEALKDLFSHYVEAWKSWYSEVSGKKSLQIS; from the exons ATGGCCTTGCCTTCGTCTTCTACTCTAGCTGAGCCCTCGACGAGGCACCACGCCTATAGCAGAAAGCAGAAGTCTCTCGGCCTCCTTTGCTCCAA TTTCTTGAGCCTGTACGATCGAGACGACGTCCGTTCCATTGGGCTTGACGACGCTGCTTCGAGATTAG GTGTTGAGAGGCGAAGAATATACGATATTGTAAATGTCTTGGAGAGTGTTGGG GTCCTTGCAAGAAAAGCGAAGAACCAATACAACTGGAAAGGATTTGCGGCAATCCCTAAGGCTTTGGCTGAGCTTAAG GAAGAGGGTTTGAGTGAGAATATCAATACCATTGACGGCAACGACTATGCAAAA GTTTCGGATGACGAGGATGAGGATGACATGTATTCTAATCCCAGTACCGGAAGTCAGAATGACAAGCCCAACACTGGTTCCGCTAAATCCTTGACAAAAG ATAATCGGAGGGAAAAATCTCTAGCACTTCTTACCCAGAATTTTGTCAAGCTCTTTGTCTGCTCTAAT GCAGAATTGATCTCCCTTGATGATGCTGCGAGGTTACTGCTTGGGGATGGCCACAATTCTTCGTTAATGAGAA CTAAAGTTAGACGCCTATATGATATTGCAAATGTGTTGTCTTCAATGAAACTAATTGAGAAG ACCCATACGTCAGACACTAGGAAGCCTGCGTTCAGGTGGTTAGGATGCAGAGGCAAAGCTGACAATGTTTCTGTTCCGAATGATTCTAGGAAACGAGTGTTTGGAAGTGATGTCACAAACATCAGTTTTAAGAGGAACAAAGTTGACTCATTATTTGATGGAAATTCAAAAGGGGATCCGAAGgcacaaaatcaaataaaatatggcaaTTTGGGAGATGAGGTTGAAAGAAGGAATTTGGAACATGACTCGAGACAGAGTTCAAAAAACTACCAATTTGGTCCCTTTGGTCCCACCAGTGTGGCCAAAGTTGGTGTTCCTGAGAGCAACAATGTAAAGCGAGTTTATGATTGGGAGAATCTTGCCTCTACATATCGTCCTCAGTATCAAAACGAAG
- the LOC122282717 gene encoding pentatricopeptide repeat-containing protein At1g74900, mitochondrial, with product MFVLLLRRNSSALSSLSYSQVPLPKPSYLLPYHSLSTTPPPPPPQDAIIAKLILCSDPRTLTQTLVDTTIQWTPELADSVLKRLWNHGPKALHFFRTLDRHHPTFAHSSSSFDLAIDIAARMRDYKAVWALVAQMRNRRLGPGPKTFAIIAERYVAAGKPDRAVKLFLSMHEHGCFQDLNSFNTILDVLCKSKRVEMAYNLFKALKGRFKVDCVSYNIISNGWCLIKRTPKALEVLKEMVERGLEPSLTTFNTMLKGYVRAGQINEAWEFFLQMKRRKCGVDVVSYTTMVHGFGCAGEIKRARRVFDDMIGEGVLPSVATYNALIQVLCKKDSVENAILVFEDMVRKGYAPNWTTYNVVIRGLCHADQMDRALMFLERMKEDDECEPNVQTYNIVIRYFCDAGEIEKGLDVFQKMGSGDCLPNLDTYNVLISAMFVRKKSDDLLVAGKLLTEMVDRGFLPRKFTFNRVLNGLLLTGNQGFAKEILRLQSRCGRLPRQLKL from the coding sequence ATGTTCGTTCTGCTTCTTCGTAGAAATTCTTCAGCACTGTCATCTCTTTCTTACTCCCAAGTTCCTCTTCCAAAACCTTCTTACTTACTCCCATACCACTCCCTCTCCACCAcgccgccaccaccaccaccacaagatGCCATCATAGCGAAACTCATTCTCTGCTCCGACCCACGAACCCTTACGCAAACACTAGTAGACACAACAATTCAATGGACCCCGGAGCTCGCCGACAGTGTCCTCAAGCGCCTCTGGAACCACGGACCCAAGGCTCTCCACTTCTTCAGAACCCTAGACCGCCACCACCCCACCTTCGCTCACTCCTCTTCCTCCTTCGACCTCGCCATCGACATCGCCGCCCGCATGCGCGACTACAAGGCCGTGTGGGCTCTCGTGGCCCAGATGCGTAATCGCCGCCTCGGCCCGGGACCGAAAACCTTCGCCATCATCGCCGAGAGGTACGTCGCCGCTGGCAAACCCGATAGAGCTGTCAAGCTCTTCTTGTCTATGCACGAGCACGGTTGTTTTCAGGATTTGAATTCGTTCAATACGATTCTTGATGTTCTGTGTAAATCGAAACGCGTCGAAATGGCGTATAATTTGTTTAAGGCTCTAAAGGGTAGGTTTAAGGTTGATTGcgttagttataatataatttcaaatgggTGGTGTTTAATTAAGCGGACGCCCAAGGCACTTGAGGTGTTGAAGGAGATGGTGGAGAGAGGATTGGAACCGAGTTTAACCACGTTTAATACAATGCTTAAAGGTTATGTTAGAGCTGGTCAGATTAACGAAGCTTGGGAGTTCTTTTTGCAaatgaagagaaggaaatgTGGGGTTGATGTTGTTTCTTATACCACCATGGTTCATGGGTTTGGCTGCGCTGGCGAGATTAAGAGAGCTAGAAGAGTTTTCGATGACATGATTGGGGAGGGTGTGCTCCCTTCTGTCGCAACTTACAATGCTCTGATTCAAGTTTTGTGCAAGAAGGATAGTGTTGAAAATGCCATCTTGGTGTTTGAGGATATGGTGAGGAAGGGGTATGCGCCTAATTGGACTACTTATAATGTGGTAATCAGAGGATTGTGTCATGCAGATCAGATGGATAGGGCTTTAATGTTTCTGGAAAGAATGAAGGAGGATGATGAGTGTGAGCCGAATGTTCAGACTTACAATATTGTGATTCGTTACTTTTGTGATGCCGGAGAGATTGAAAAGGGGTTGGATGTATTTCAGAAGATGGGTAGTGGGGATTGCTTGCCCAATTTAGATACTTATAATGTTTTGATAAGTGCCATGTTTGTGAGGAAGAAGTCAGATGATTTGCTGGTGGCTGGGAAGTTGTTGACCGAGATGGTGGACAGAGGATTTCTGCCCCGGAAGTTCACTTTCAATCGGGTCTTGAATGGGCTTTTGCTAACTGGCAACCAAGGTTTTGCAAAAGAGATATTGAGATTGCAGAGTAGATGTGGCCGTCTTCCTCGTCAGCTCAAATTGTGA